The sequence AAAAACAGAAGATTGGGGACCACGTTCGTTCCGCTTTCTCAACGTATGGATGTCTCACCCGGAGTTTGATCAAAAGGTCAAAGATGTGTGGACAGAGAACAGACCGACGGGGTGGAGATGCTTCGTGGTCagtgaaaaattgaagaaattgaaaTCGGAGCTGAAAGCTTGGAATATATCGACATTTGGAAATATTGATGAGAGAATCAAAGATCTTAAGGCTGAATTGCTGAACCTTGATCAGAAAGATGAAAGAAACGAGATGGGGAAGACCGAGATCATCCGAAGAAATGAGATTCAAGCAAACCTTACCCTTCAATTGAAGGACAAGCTTAGGGTCTTGCATCAGAAAGCTAAGGTTCGATGGCTCAAGAATGGCGATCTCAACACGGGGTTTTTCCATCGGGCAATTCGGGGAAGGAGGAAAAGGAACGAAATTGCAGGATTAGTCTTCGAGAATCATTGGGTGTCTAATCCTAGTGAGGTCAAAACCAATGTTCGGGAACACTTTGAAGGCTTTTTCAAAAGGAAGGAGAGACATTTGCCAAACCTTCCCAATGACTTCCTTAAGAAAAAACTTTCTGATGATGAACGGCAATGGTTGAGTAGGGGGTTCGAGATGGAAGAGATTAAAGAGGCAGTGTGGAAGTGTAGTGGAGACAAGAGTCCGGGACCCGACGGGTTCAACTTTTCGTTCTGGAAAAACGCATGGCCGACGGTCAAGGATGATCTACTTCAAGTCTTGGATGAATTCCATGAGAATGGGAGAATCCCAAAGAGAAGCAACACCTCTTTCATTGTTCTTATTCCAAAGAAAGAAGGGGCGGAGAAACTTGATGACTTTCGACCGATCTCATTGATTAACAGCTTATACAAGATCATTGCGAAGACCCTCGCGGAGAGGATGAAGAGGGTGATGGACTCAATTATTTCGGATAAGCAGAGTGCTTTTGTCAAAGGTCGGTACATCCATGATGGACCGGTTATTCTCAACGAAGCAGTTGCGgaagcaaagaaaaagaaaatcggtcggatttttttcaaaattgacTTTGCAAAAGCGTATGATTCAGTTCAATGGGATTTCTTAGATGCCCTACTTGAACTTTTGAACTTTGATCACAAGTGGAGGCTTTGGATTAGGGGATGTCTTTCTTCGGCGTCAAGTAGTGTGTTGGTGAATGGCTCTTCTACGGGGGTTTTCAGTTTGCAGCGTAGCCTTCGACAGGGAGATCCGATCTCCCATTTCCTCTTCTTAGTGATTGCAGAAGGGCTCAACGCTTTGATGGAGAAAGCAATTGAACGACAAATGTTGGTTCCGGCAGAGTTGGGGAAGGATAAAGTCCCGGTTTCTCATCTGCAATATGCAGATGATACAATCTTTCTTTTGACAGCTGAAGAACGGAATGTGGTTGGTATTAAAAGGATTCTCCGATTTTTTCAGTTCGTGTCAGGATTGAAAATTAACTTTGACAAGAGCAATCTAATGGGGGTTGGAGTTGAAAACGCCTTACTTAGAAGATGGGCAGAAGCACTTAACTGTAAAGTGGGCACTTTCCCCTTCAATTACCTCGGGATTAAGGTTGGGGGAAGAATTAACTGTAGTGTGGATTGGAAATTCATGGTGGACAAAGTTTTGAAGAAAATTAGGGGATGGAAGAAGAATTCTTTGTGTCTagtgactcatccaaaaacacctaacggatggactcgaatttatacgaggtcgtcctagggtggtaaggtgactcaagtcgtctcacaaggaagacttagcagggctctaatcgtattgctcacaagaaacttaaaagaaacctaaacactctaatcgggtaattgggtctgacactttctctccgattaactaatgcgtaattaaaataaagcatataagttaactaggcaaaagataggaagccaataagaacgcaagaaggaaaacaaagctaaggttctaaactagcaatctagaaagcaatcatcaattcaacaccataaacaatgattatctaggcgaaataacatattaacatttaatcaaatgaatgtaaagcaaacacacacaatccaagagaattccgcaagcaactcaacaacgaactaactagaacatggtatttgaacattaacgaaatcaacaagagtttccaactccaacactaaaccaaacgatcataaacttgtaaacatcaaagattaataactacctaggcaagaaactaaatcaagcataagattcgaatgcaaagaaaatcttaatctccataaaaagaaatctctaaactttcaccaacaagaagggaaaaacgtaagcaatagcaacgaactacgaatcacgtagattatctaaactcaacaacaatcatctctaatccttacatccatcaaaagtataaaacaagGATTCAATTAACGAACAGGTGTCGTCTTTTGATGCTCGGTTTGGCGAATACAACCTGGGCCTCACTGACGCCAACCACGGACTAACCGACACCAACTACTACCTCGCCGACCTAGAGAGACAGTGGGCCGCTTTCTCGTTGCAGAACCAGGACCAGTTCTGGCACCCTCCCCCGGGCCCCCCGCGGGGCCCCAACTGAGCACTCCTTTTACCCACTTTTGtacattttgttttatttccttttactttgttttcctttctttctcgTTTTATGCTGTCTTCTTTTGTGGGCCTTTTTCTGGTTGCTCGTTTTACAGGTTGTGGTCGCCGCCCTCTCTTCCGCCGTCGCCGTGTTGGCTGCACTCCTATCCAGGGATGTTCTTAACCTTTCTcttttttgtgccctgaggacagtgcATGTTTTTCTCTGTGGGGGAGGGGCATGATTTATGAGTTTTGGGGGTCGTATGGTCCTGTCTTGGTTGTATTGTTGGTTGTGCCGCATGCGGTCTTTTTGATGCTTCTTCAATTCGTTGCATGCTTGGTGGTGGTGCCCTGTTTAGCTTgtcttggggcgaatggtccccttctcTTTTATTCTTGCCTGTTTTTAAGTACATCACATGATTGATGGTGACTTATTGGCGATTCTGGTTTGTGTCTGTTTGGATTGTTGTCCtcgtttttcttgattgatttgcTCCCTAGGAAGTGTAAtaagtttaaggttttggtgcaacaccctgatgagcaactcgtgacgtgatttgtccggtagatgctaaggggagtgttttcagtgcaatttcctaatatctgtctctgttgtgaaatgtttggttggttgttgagcttctgatagtctgggtctctgctcctctaatgatttcattatgagcatgggaaaccacacgagaacattttggataaCCTCCAAAAGTgaaatctcgtgaattatggcccatctattaagagcgaaaataacttaacccaaaaaaaaaaaaaaaaaaaaaaaaaaaaaaaaaagctctgATTCGAATAGTGAAAGAATATGAAAGGGAATGAGACATGATTGTAAAGggaattgcattaggaaattcacccttagcagagaactgggtctgatcggattgagttgtatcaccttgttgttgcacttttaaatcttagctttgaacacttgattgggggaCATTGATTTCTTGGAAGGCTTGGATTGGCTTGAGTTTGATTGGTAAGAAGAATTGCCTGTGGGTTTCCTTTCGATTGTGtgtttgttgcttgaggacaagcaaggatttaagtgtgggggggttgtttacctcgtATTTGGGCAGTTTTTGCGTATGTTCTGCTGTGCTTACGAGCGTGTTTTCATGACTTTTACCTTctatttcacgtgctcgatgatcttttggGTATGCTACTGTCGTATGCAGGAATTAGGAGTTACCGCGCGTGTTGACATCGTTTGGAGCAGTTTCGGAGGAaaagctcacggccgccgccgtcccacggccgccgccgtatacggcgccgccgtcccacggcggccgccgtctagACGGCGCCGCAGCCCCACGGCGCGAGCCGTGCATGTTTTTGGAGATTCTGCGAAAGgccatcacggcggcgccgtctcacggcggccgccgtccacggcgccgccgtctcacggccgccgccgtgtctGTTCAATTCCGGGAGTTACGGATTTtcgtataaaaacccatttttagggttttattatgaATTCACgaacccagcagcctccataggcgatttccaccttcttcttaaggtttttagagtttcaaatcaattactttcgattgtggattcattggattgctttggatgtcaattaacatttcatccgattggatttccttggattgctatgttttgtaagaactccctttgattctctttgtttatgaatcttttggttaattaagttttgtgttttatgctttgatgaatgtgatgattggagattattattgttgagtttagataatcttgattatatgaattcaacaataataatctccaatcatcacattcatcaaagcataaaacacaaaacttaattaaccaaaagattcataaacaaagagaatcaaagggagttcttacaaaacatagcaatccaaggaaatccaatcggatgaaatgttaattgacatccaaagcaatccaatgaatccacaatcgaaagtaattgatttgaaactctaaaaaccttaagaagaaggtggaaatcgcctatggaggctgctgggttcGTGAATtcataataaaaccctaaaaatgggtttttatacgaAAATCCGTAACTCCCGGAATTGAACagacacggcggcggccgtgagacggcggcgccgtggacggcggccgccgtgagacggcgccgccgtgatggcCTTTCGCAGAATCTCCAAAAACATGCACGGCTCGCGCCGTGGGGCTGCGGCGCCGTctagacggcggccgccgtgggacggcggcgccgtatacggcggcggccgtgggacggcggcggccgtgagctttTCCTCCGAAACTGCTCCAAACGATGTCAACACGCGCGGTAACTCCTAATTCCTGCATACGACAGTAGCATACccaaaagatcatcgagcacgtgaaatagAAGGTAAAAGTCATGAAAACACGCTCGTAAGCACAGCAGAACATACGCAAAAACTGCCCAAATACGAGGTAAACATCTAGCAGGTCGCATCGTCCTTGTGAAGTCGGTTCTGCAAGCCATCCCTGTGTTCCAGCTTTCCTTCACGGTCATCCCTAAGTCAGTTTTGAACGAGCTCAAGTCGATCTTTGGGAGATTTTTGTGGGGGGGAGCGGGGTGTCTAAATCTATTGCGTGGTTTAAATGGGATACTCTTTGCCAGGATAAAAATAAGGGGGGTTTGGGGTTCAGAAATCTCGAATGGTTTAATAAGGTTCTTGTCTTTAAATGGCTGTGGAGGTTCTTGGTGGAGGAGAAGGCGTTGTGGGTGAGAGTGATCCAATCCTTGTACGGGGAACTGTCAAGAGGAGAGAGGGGGGAATGGAGGCTGGATTCGAAGGGGAGGGATGAAGGGGTGGTGGTCTAAAATTGTGGGGAAGACGGGAGAGGGAAGAGAAGAGTGGTTTGCTGGTAACATTCAGAGGGTGTTGGGGAATGGGAGAGATGTCAATTTCTGGAGTGAGGTGTGGGTCGGGAGAAGTCCCCTCAAGGTTTTAtttcctagactttttcagttgagCGTTGATAAAAAAAGTCAGTGTGGAGGGAATGGGGAAGTGGGAGGGGGAAGGTTGGGAGTGGTACCTCAAATGGCGAAGGGATTTGCGCgagagggagaaggagatgGTGAATGAACTGATGTCTGTGATTGGTGGTTTTTCTCCTTGCTTTGATTACAGGGACGGCTGGAAATGGTGTGGCACAGCAGATGGTGTGTTCTCAACAAAAGCAGCTTATGAGGAATGTGCTAAAGCTAAAGGTGTCCAATCGACGGAGTGCGCAGAGGAGATTGCTCAGATTTGGTCGGCTTTGGTACCACATAAGGCAAGAGTGACGGCATGGAGAGTTGTATGCAACAGATTACCAACTTGTCATAACTTGATCAAAAGAAGAGTCCCGATCGGAGAGGAAGAGAAAGGATGTAATGCGTGTATGACGAGGGAGGAAACTAATGATCACATTTTTCTCCATTGTCCGAAGACCGATCTGGTTTGGGATCAGATTCAACAATGGATCAAAATCGAGACGGCAAAGCTAAAAAGTATTGTTGATCATTTCAAGTCGTTCATCGGAGTGGGTAAAGGTAAGAATAACAGAAAGTTTCTTCTTGCTCTTTGGATTGGAACTATTTGGTTGATGTGGAAATATAGGAATGATAGTAGATGGGAGAACAAACATTGGGGAGTGCTCTCTCTGGTTAATGATATCAAAAGTAGCATGTGGAGTTGGAATAGGTTGTATCACATTGTGGAGGTAAACGTTCCTTTTTCCATGTGGTGCTCTAATGAGTATTCACCTCTGGCTTGATGTTGTATGGTACTTCTGGTACCGGTTTTTTTCTTGAATAAAACTTtgattgatcaaaaaaaaaaacatacttTTATGCATGTTTTTAAAAGAATATTCATTTTCtgaacaaataaattaattttaattgttaaTATAATtggtaattttacttttaactttagaactgactcaaattcaacattaaaatgaaataagaaaaaaatgagataaaaataacataaatgtaacaaaATCAATGTACAATGTCAAGCAATTAATATGGATGATGggtatattttttcttatttatatacacatatacacatagggagaggttcaaataagaaccactaaataaaattagaacggagaaccattttaagccattcgatcatcaagatctacggtggatgcatcatcttagtGGATGAACCAAGAtgatgcagatcctgggttcgaatcctgaagggagcaaaatttttattattttcggatgcattaaatttaatagcgaatgcattaatttatatagcagatgcattgattttaatggttcttatgttctcacgataagtgtggttctcattataaccacaccccacatatatatagatatataaaataaaatatatctatttatatatatattttttaaaacctCAAAAAATGGGAGGGGGCAGCCCCCCTGAATCTGCCACTGACTCTAACAGTTGTGTCGTGACATGATATGCCGGAGATGACCTATTATTTTGCAtgcgaaaaataaattgtaTATAAGAATTTTACAATAATGATTTAATATACAATTGATATAATTGACAGAACttgataaaagtaaaataaaattgatcaaTTGAAAATATTGAGATAGAGTAATACAATTGCTGAAAGATTGAAATAGAACTGAGGGCATCCACATCGACTGACTCAAATCAATTGACGCAAGCTCCATCAACTCGAGGCCTGACTCATGCTCATCTGCCCTTTATGTAGGAATCGTGCATTACAACGTGGTTTACTTCAAAAACAAATTGATTCATATAAATTAACACGACGAGTCAAATTAATGCATCACttaatttatatgtaatttCAAAATATGGATAAATCATGTATATATTGATTCAATTAGTGAACTCATAAATAATCTCATAATATGGATAAATTAAGTATTGACTTCACAAATGTGTAAGCTCTGAGaaatttgataattaaattctaaCAAATCCATGCTGACTATCGTCATCGAGGCTTAGTtgtaattttgttttaaaatatatGTAGAATTAAGAGATCAAAATGACATCATTTTAACCttgattcaaaaataaaataaaataaaataaaataaaataaaataaaataaaatgaagggCCTAGATTAATAATATTGAATTGAAAACGTGTGGATCCCTTGCCCCCGTTTGAGCAACCATTCCCTCAACTTCGTACGTGTGTTTCGAACTCTCGAAAGAGGACAAATTTTTCTAGGTGTACTaagtataaattattattattattattattattattattattattattattagtagtaGCATCAAAAAGTAGTAATGGTAATCGTAATAGTAGTGTATAACTCACTAAAATTCAACGAGAAGTCACTTTACcttcttatttaaattattttatattatttttatgtaatgaaattatctttatatgcaattatttattaattaatttaatttaatgtaataaattttaaattatattaatttcaactatttatgtcaattaaatgttaattttttaCTGAGATAATAGAAATATCCTTTGTTGGGATAATTAAAGTATCttttatatgagttctcatttgataaaattttataaaagctcaatgtgggattgaagattttagaaaaatgagaagaaaaaatatgtaaatttaatgAAGCATGTGATAGAGGGATTGATGTATCACATttgtaattaattatatatagacaatatttattattttacaaattttttaCATTGACagatttgaattaatttaaaatcacaTATGAGTATCATTTCATCTGAACCTTGTAAAGCTTGGTCTCATCATC comes from Salvia miltiorrhiza cultivar Shanhuang (shh) chromosome 3, IMPLAD_Smil_shh, whole genome shotgun sequence and encodes:
- the LOC131018516 gene encoding uncharacterized protein LOC131018516; protein product: MGKWEGEGWEWYLKWRRDLREREKEMVNELMSVIGGFSPCFDYRDGWKWCGTADGVFSTKAAYEECAKAKGVQSTECAEEIAQIWSALVPHKARVTAWRVVCNRLPTCHNLIKRRVPIGEEEKGCNACMTREETNDHIFLHCPKTDLVWDQIQQWIKIETAKLKSIVDHFKSFIGVGKGKNNRKFLLALWIGTIWLMWKYRNDSRWENKHWGVLSLVNDIKSSMWSWNRLYHIVEVNVPFSMWCSNEYSPLA